The following coding sequences lie in one Arachis ipaensis cultivar K30076 chromosome B05, Araip1.1, whole genome shotgun sequence genomic window:
- the LOC107644175 gene encoding pentatricopeptide repeat-containing protein At1g63130, mitochondrial-like isoform X1, which translates to MLSLFSSSPIKLRFAFQFPNSVPHSALRLFFHSTSSLHSPSQSQSLDEAVDSFTRMLSMRRPPSIIQFTKILGSLAKTNHFPTAISLFQQLQARGIAPNLFTLSILINCCCGMGRMALAFSILAKIFRMGFQPDAVTLTTILKGLCLCGNVEKALHFHATMLAHGFHFNQVTYGTLINGLCKTGHTSAAIQILRKIPRYGIAPDVFMYSAIIDSLCKDTLVSQAFHLFSEMLAKGISPNVITYSSLIFGLCLVGQYKEAVLLLNDMILINITPNVHTYSILIDGLCKEGKIKDAKNVLAVMTKHGVKPNVVTYNSLMDGYCLVNQVNKAKYVFNTMAESRAFPNVRSYNIMINGFCKSKMIDDALNLFEEMHRKNLVPDTITYSTLVDGLGKSRRILCALELLEKMHDRGQPANIVTYNSLLDGMFNIKQHDKALMLFKEMKESGIDPDIYTYSILIDGLCKSGRLKNAKEIFQNLSIKGCSPNVRTYNIMIHGLCKEGLLEEALALLSEMEDNGCLPDAVTFETLIRALFEKDENDMAEKLLREMVARGLLN; encoded by the coding sequence ATGTTGTCATTGTTCTCATCCTCACCAATCAAATTAAGGTTTGCTTTTCAATTCCCAAATTCTGTTCCCCACTCTGCTCTCCGTCTTTTCTTCCATTCAACTTCATCCCTACACTCTCCCTCTCAGTCCCAATCACTTGATGAAGCTGTTGATTCCTTCACTCGCATGCTCTCTATGCGTCGCCCTCCGTCCATCATCCAATTCACCAAGATTTTGGGGTCTCTTGCCAAGACCAACCATTTCCCCACAGCCATTTCCCTTTTTCAGCAATTGCAAGCCAGGGGAATCgctcccaacttatttactttgaGCATCCTAATTAATTGTTGTTGCGGCATGGGTCGTATGGCGCTTGCTTTCTCTATATTGGCCAAGATTTTCAGGATGGGTTTTCAGCCTGATGCCGTAACGTTGACAACAATCCTGAAAGGCCTCTGTCTCTGTGGTAATGTTGAAAAAGCACTGCACTTTCATGCCACAATGCTGGCTCATGGATTTCACTTTAATCAAGTCACTTATGGGACCTTGATCAATGGGCTTTGTAAGACCGGACACACATCAGCTGCTATTCAAATATTGAGAAAGATCCCACGGTATGGCATTGCTCCTGATGTCTTCATGTACAGCGCAATTATTGATAGCCTCTGCAAGGATACACTTGTAAGTCAGGCTTTTCATTTATTCTCTGAAATGCTTGCTAAGGGAATTTCTCCCAATGTTATCACATACAGTTCTCTCATTTTTGGATTGTGTCTTGTGGGTCAATATAAGGAAGCCGTTCTTTTGCTAAATGATATGATTCTCATAAACATTACTCCAAATGTTCATACCTATAGCATTTTGATCGATGGGCTATGCAAGGAAGGAAAGATCAAAGATGCTAAGAATGTGTTGGCTGTGATGACAAAACATGGTGTGAAACCAAATGTGGTTACTTATAACAGCTTAATGGACGGATATTGTTTGGTTAATCAGGTAAATAAGGCAAAATATGTATTCAACACAATGGCCGAGAGTAGAGCGTTTCCTAATGTTCGGAGTTATAATATCATGATTAATGGCTTTTGTAAGAGTAAAATGATCGATGACGCCTTGAATCTCTTCGAAGAGATGCATCGCAAGAACTTGGTTCCTGACACTATAACTTACAGTACTCTAGTTGATGGCTTGGGAAAATCAAGGAGAATCCTTTGTGCCTTGGAGCTTCTTGAAAAGATGCATGATCGAGGTCAACCCGCTAATATAGTCACTTACAATTCCTTGTTGGATGGGATGTTCAATATCAAACAGCATGACAAGGCACTTATGTTATTCAAGGAAATGAAAGAGAGTGGCATTGATccagatatatatacatatagcaTACTTATAGATGGCCTGTGCAAAAGTGGAAGACTTAAAAATGCAAAAGagatatttcaaaatctttccatTAAAGGCTGTTCTCCAAATGTGAGGACTTACAATATTATGATCCATGGGCTCTGCAAAGAGGGATTGTTAGAAGAAGCATTGGCCCTGCTGTCCGAAATGGAAGACAATGGTTGCTTACCAGATGCTGTGACTTTTGAAACCCTTATTCGTGCTttgtttgaaaaagatgagaatgaCATGGCGGAGAAACTTCTTCGGGAAATGGTTGCTAGAGGCTTATTGAATTGA
- the LOC107644175 gene encoding putative pentatricopeptide repeat-containing protein At1g12700, mitochondrial isoform X2: protein MLSMRRPPSIIQFTKILGSLAKTNHFPTAISLFQQLQARGIAPNLFTLSILINCCCGMGRMALAFSILAKIFRMGFQPDAVTLTTILKGLCLCGNVEKALHFHATMLAHGFHFNQVTYGTLINGLCKTGHTSAAIQILRKIPRYGIAPDVFMYSAIIDSLCKDTLVSQAFHLFSEMLAKGISPNVITYSSLIFGLCLVGQYKEAVLLLNDMILINITPNVHTYSILIDGLCKEGKIKDAKNVLAVMTKHGVKPNVVTYNSLMDGYCLVNQVNKAKYVFNTMAESRAFPNVRSYNIMINGFCKSKMIDDALNLFEEMHRKNLVPDTITYSTLVDGLGKSRRILCALELLEKMHDRGQPANIVTYNSLLDGMFNIKQHDKALMLFKEMKESGIDPDIYTYSILIDGLCKSGRLKNAKEIFQNLSIKGCSPNVRTYNIMIHGLCKEGLLEEALALLSEMEDNGCLPDAVTFETLIRALFEKDENDMAEKLLREMVARGLLN from the coding sequence ATGCTCTCTATGCGTCGCCCTCCGTCCATCATCCAATTCACCAAGATTTTGGGGTCTCTTGCCAAGACCAACCATTTCCCCACAGCCATTTCCCTTTTTCAGCAATTGCAAGCCAGGGGAATCgctcccaacttatttactttgaGCATCCTAATTAATTGTTGTTGCGGCATGGGTCGTATGGCGCTTGCTTTCTCTATATTGGCCAAGATTTTCAGGATGGGTTTTCAGCCTGATGCCGTAACGTTGACAACAATCCTGAAAGGCCTCTGTCTCTGTGGTAATGTTGAAAAAGCACTGCACTTTCATGCCACAATGCTGGCTCATGGATTTCACTTTAATCAAGTCACTTATGGGACCTTGATCAATGGGCTTTGTAAGACCGGACACACATCAGCTGCTATTCAAATATTGAGAAAGATCCCACGGTATGGCATTGCTCCTGATGTCTTCATGTACAGCGCAATTATTGATAGCCTCTGCAAGGATACACTTGTAAGTCAGGCTTTTCATTTATTCTCTGAAATGCTTGCTAAGGGAATTTCTCCCAATGTTATCACATACAGTTCTCTCATTTTTGGATTGTGTCTTGTGGGTCAATATAAGGAAGCCGTTCTTTTGCTAAATGATATGATTCTCATAAACATTACTCCAAATGTTCATACCTATAGCATTTTGATCGATGGGCTATGCAAGGAAGGAAAGATCAAAGATGCTAAGAATGTGTTGGCTGTGATGACAAAACATGGTGTGAAACCAAATGTGGTTACTTATAACAGCTTAATGGACGGATATTGTTTGGTTAATCAGGTAAATAAGGCAAAATATGTATTCAACACAATGGCCGAGAGTAGAGCGTTTCCTAATGTTCGGAGTTATAATATCATGATTAATGGCTTTTGTAAGAGTAAAATGATCGATGACGCCTTGAATCTCTTCGAAGAGATGCATCGCAAGAACTTGGTTCCTGACACTATAACTTACAGTACTCTAGTTGATGGCTTGGGAAAATCAAGGAGAATCCTTTGTGCCTTGGAGCTTCTTGAAAAGATGCATGATCGAGGTCAACCCGCTAATATAGTCACTTACAATTCCTTGTTGGATGGGATGTTCAATATCAAACAGCATGACAAGGCACTTATGTTATTCAAGGAAATGAAAGAGAGTGGCATTGATccagatatatatacatatagcaTACTTATAGATGGCCTGTGCAAAAGTGGAAGACTTAAAAATGCAAAAGagatatttcaaaatctttccatTAAAGGCTGTTCTCCAAATGTGAGGACTTACAATATTATGATCCATGGGCTCTGCAAAGAGGGATTGTTAGAAGAAGCATTGGCCCTGCTGTCCGAAATGGAAGACAATGGTTGCTTACCAGATGCTGTGACTTTTGAAACCCTTATTCGTGCTttgtttgaaaaagatgagaatgaCATGGCGGAGAAACTTCTTCGGGAAATGGTTGCTAGAGGCTTATTGAATTGA
- the LOC107644177 gene encoding putative pentatricopeptide repeat-containing protein At1g12700, mitochondrial: MLSMRRPPSIIQFTKILGSLAKTNHFSTAISLFQQLQARGIAPDLFTLSIVINCCCGMGRMTLAFSVLAKIFRMDYQPNTVTLNTLMKGLCLCGSVEKAVRFHDRVLAHGFHFNQVTYGTLINGLCKTGHTSAAIQMLRKIPRYGIAPNVFMYSAIIDSLCKDTLVSQAFHLFSEMLAKGISPDVITYSCLIFGLCLEGQYKEAVDLLSDMVLRNITPNVYTYNTLIDGLCKEGKIKDAKSVLAVMSKHGVKPDVVTYTSLMD, encoded by the coding sequence ATGCTCTCTATGCGTCGCCCTCCATCCATCATCCAATTCACCAAGATTTTGGGATCTCTTGCCAAGACCAACCATTTCTCCACAGCCATTTCCCTTTTTCAGCAATTGCAAGCCAGGGGAATCGCTCCCGACTTATTTACTTTGAGCATCGTGATTAATTGTTGTTGCGGCATGGGTCGTATGACGCTTGCTTTCTCTGTATTGGCTAAGATTTTCAGAATGGATTATCAACCTAATACGGTAACATTGAATACACTCATGAAAGGTCTCTGTCTCTGTGGTAGTGTTGAAAAAGCAGTGCGCTTTCATGACAGAGTGCTGGCTCATGGATTTCACTTTAATCAAGTCACTTATGGGACTTTGATCAATGGCCTCTGTAAGACCGGCCACACATCAGCTGCTATTCAAATGTTGAGAAAGATCCCACGGTATGGCATTGCTCCTAATGTCTTCATGTACAGCGCAATTATTGATAGCCTCTGCAAGGATACACTTGTAAGTCAGGCTTTTCATTTATTCTCTGAAATGCTTGCTAAGGGAATTTCTCCAGATGTTATCACATACAGTTGTCTCATTTTTGGATTGTGTCTTGAGGGTCAATATAAGGAAGCCGTTGATTTGTTAAGTGATATGGTGCTTAGAAACATTACTCCTAATGTTTATACCTATAATACTTTGATTGATGGGCTATGCAAGGAAGGAAAGATCAAAGATGCTAAGAGTGTATTGGCTGTAATGTCAAAACATGGTGTGAAACCAGATGTGGTTACTTATACCAGCTTAATGGATTGA